Proteins from a genomic interval of Nocardia sp. BMG51109:
- a CDS encoding response regulator transcription factor — translation MVVDDHPMWRDGVSRDLAEAGFRVIATADGVGAATRRAAAARPAVVLMDMQLPDGTGVHATAEILRVSPGSRVLVLSASAERDDVLDAIKAGATGYLVKSASAAELVDAVRATAAGQAVFTPGLAGLVLGEYRRIANAPAERDEPHRPALTERETEVLRLVAKGLSAKQIATRLGLSHRTVENHVQATLRKLQLANRVELTRYAIEQGLE, via the coding sequence ATGGTGGTGGACGACCACCCCATGTGGCGGGACGGGGTCTCCCGCGATCTGGCCGAGGCGGGTTTCCGGGTGATCGCCACCGCCGACGGGGTCGGTGCGGCGACCCGCCGGGCCGCCGCCGCGCGTCCTGCGGTCGTCCTGATGGATATGCAGCTGCCCGACGGCACCGGCGTGCACGCCACCGCCGAGATTCTGCGGGTGTCACCCGGCAGCCGGGTGCTGGTGCTGTCCGCCTCGGCCGAACGCGACGACGTGCTGGACGCGATCAAGGCCGGTGCCACCGGCTACCTGGTGAAGAGTGCCTCGGCCGCGGAGTTGGTCGATGCGGTGCGCGCCACCGCGGCGGGTCAGGCGGTGTTCACGCCGGGCCTGGCCGGTCTGGTGCTGGGCGAGTACCGTCGCATCGCGAACGCGCCCGCCGAGCGCGACGAGCCGCACCGTCCGGCGCTCACCGAGCGGGAGACCGAGGTGCTGCGCCTGGTCGCCAAGGGCCTGTCCGCCAAGCAGATCGCCACCCGGCTCGGCCTCAGCCACCGCACGGTCGAGAACCACGTCCAGGCCACGTTACGCAAACTGCAGCTGGCCAACCGCGTCGAGCTGACCCGCTACGCGATCGAGCAGGGGCTGGAGTAG
- a CDS encoding DUF1707 domain-containing protein, giving the protein MGDRDLRVSDTEREHVGMLLQRAVGLGMLSLGEFTERMDTALAAKTRGELNAVLVDLPGIRLQGQPNQAPPMPERPSFDRARPAPAPSGNTIRTRLSSVNRKGRWQVPPVLHLSSQLSGVSLDFTQAVMSTQVVELRVDDFCSSLTLIVPAEATVDLNGLDLIGSSANNKVRTGPPYGPLHLVVTGRLRFGSVTAKQPFAAQFRRLMSGF; this is encoded by the coding sequence GTGGGCGACCGGGATCTGCGGGTATCGGATACCGAGCGCGAGCATGTCGGGATGCTGCTGCAGCGTGCGGTCGGCCTCGGAATGTTGTCGCTCGGCGAGTTCACCGAGCGCATGGATACCGCGCTGGCCGCCAAGACCCGCGGCGAGCTGAACGCGGTGCTGGTCGACCTGCCGGGTATCCGCCTGCAGGGGCAGCCGAATCAGGCACCGCCGATGCCGGAGCGGCCCTCGTTCGACCGGGCCCGCCCGGCGCCGGCCCCCTCCGGAAACACCATCCGCACGCGGTTGTCCAGCGTGAACCGCAAGGGCCGGTGGCAGGTTCCGCCCGTGCTCCATCTGAGCAGCCAGCTGTCCGGGGTGAGTCTCGATTTCACCCAGGCGGTGATGTCGACGCAGGTGGTCGAGCTGCGAGTGGACGATTTCTGCAGTTCGCTGACGCTGATCGTGCCGGCCGAGGCCACCGTCGATCTGAACGGACTGGACCTGATCGGTTCCAGCGCGAACAACAAGGTGCGCACGGGCCCGCCGTACGGCCCACTGCACCTGGTGGTGACGGGGCGGCTGCGCTTCGGATCCGTCACCGCCAAGCAGCCGTTCGCGGCGCAGTTC